The following coding sequences lie in one Fusobacteriaceae bacterium genomic window:
- a CDS encoding radical SAM protein: MDNILTLWPKRLKSHHDAASLVEKYQKAEKATEADFSAKLEERPENNPKAMYVHVPWCDRICSFCNMNRKQADAALTAYPARLAAELEKYGKTRYLRESRFEAIFFGGGTPTVLSTEQLATVLSALRKNVHLAEDCEFTFESTLHNLQEDKIGLLTQYGVNRISVGIQTFSERGRQFYNRTYNRQQALDKLRTLQKLFHGDVCVDIIYNFPGSCSFRNFQKAGSKRF, translated from the coding sequence ATGGACAACATATTGACACTGTGGCCCAAACGGTTGAAATCACATCATGACGCGGCAAGTCTTGTCGAAAAATATCAAAAAGCGGAAAAAGCGACGGAAGCGGATTTTTCAGCGAAACTGGAAGAACGACCGGAAAATAACCCAAAGGCCATGTATGTGCATGTTCCGTGGTGCGACCGGATTTGTTCCTTTTGCAATATGAACCGGAAGCAGGCTGACGCCGCGTTGACAGCGTATCCGGCCCGGCTTGCGGCCGAATTGGAAAAATACGGAAAAACCAGATACTTGCGGGAAAGCCGTTTTGAAGCGATCTTTTTTGGAGGCGGGACGCCGACTGTTCTTTCGACGGAGCAACTTGCGACGGTTTTGTCCGCTTTGCGCAAAAATGTACATCTGGCGGAGGATTGCGAATTTACTTTCGAAAGTACGCTGCACAACCTGCAGGAAGATAAAATCGGACTTCTCACGCAATACGGCGTCAACCGGATCAGCGTCGGGATTCAGACATTTTCCGAAAGAGGTCGGCAATTCTATAACCGGACGTACAACCGTCAGCAGGCCCTCGACAAACTGAGGACATTGCAAAAGCTCTTTCACGGGGATGTCTGTGTGGATATCATTTATAACTTTCCGGGCTCATGCAGTTTCCGGAATTTTCAAAAAGCCGGATCGAAACGCTTCTGA
- a CDS encoding TonB-dependent receptor, whose protein sequence is MAYGSQNVELEDSVIYSTTGFAESVRDEASTPVIITKREIEEKRYKTAIEALKDVPSVNVQYQMGMPVIDMRGQGMKAKDNVQVLIDGVPVNSLETSMVASVINTISVDSIERIEVIPGGGAVLYGSGTSGGVVNIITKKGTGSRASAGYSYGDVLGGKADVSAGYTFADRLDLDLAYTKNNIKGYRDYSRDESDYFLGSLRYRISEDQRISLKYTKYKNEMQYPGSLTDVQLREDRRQSSLYPGEEYLILSDKDEIMLDYQNKLSDKLELNLLGFSQKIEITMKDNYKIPGESFDMEAHFDTKKNGLKAKLKYTYTEKGALIFGVDYIDDKLDRTMEQLIKGVTTVGPMVVANDVFTDTEIYLKKKTWSAFLLNTIRVNDFELIQGVRYEKARYHIDRSSMSHVHVEGRMGPMIIPMADTTSLYPIVAKRDEDNFALELAANYLYSETGKLYLKYERGFSSPAPALLTDRDATPSYGGSGNYFLNDLKSETFNTVELGFKDYFGPTTLTAAVFYTLTNDEIRSSGMSRTSRIVNYNLAKTERFGFEISAEQRVNRFTFRETYHFVNAKIKDGIDGYSGLDVSGKRIALVPQHKFSVGANVRILPNLSLDADVVYAGNYYLNDGNTGGKKNKRLLVNSRINWEPKTGLVVYAGVNNLFDEKYSNSVDYDPAGGYSYDPAYGRNWYVGFKYQF, encoded by the coding sequence ATGGCTTACGGAAGCCAAAATGTGGAACTTGAGGACAGCGTTATCTACTCGACCACCGGATTTGCGGAAAGCGTCCGGGATGAAGCGAGTACCCCGGTGATCATCACAAAGCGGGAAATAGAAGAAAAACGCTATAAAACCGCCATTGAAGCCCTGAAAGACGTTCCGTCCGTCAATGTGCAGTACCAGATGGGAATGCCTGTCATCGATATGCGGGGTCAGGGAATGAAAGCGAAGGACAATGTGCAGGTTCTCATCGACGGCGTTCCGGTAAATTCCCTGGAGACTTCCATGGTCGCCAGCGTCATCAATACAATTTCGGTGGACAGTATCGAGCGCATTGAAGTCATTCCGGGCGGCGGCGCGGTTCTGTACGGCAGCGGGACCTCAGGAGGGGTCGTAAACATCATCACGAAAAAAGGAACCGGATCGCGGGCATCCGCCGGATACAGTTACGGCGACGTTCTCGGCGGCAAAGCCGATGTTTCGGCCGGATATACCTTTGCCGACCGCCTTGATTTGGATCTGGCCTATACGAAAAATAACATCAAAGGATACCGGGATTACAGCCGGGACGAATCGGATTATTTCCTCGGAAGTCTGCGGTACAGGATATCGGAGGATCAGCGCATCAGCCTGAAATACACCAAATACAAAAATGAGATGCAGTACCCGGGTTCGCTGACCGATGTCCAACTCAGAGAAGACAGAAGACAAAGTTCGCTGTATCCCGGAGAGGAATATCTGATTTTGTCGGATAAAGACGAAATTATGCTTGATTATCAAAACAAGCTGAGCGATAAACTGGAATTGAACCTCCTGGGGTTTTCTCAAAAAATTGAAATCACGATGAAGGATAACTATAAAATACCCGGGGAGTCCTTTGATATGGAAGCGCACTTTGACACAAAAAAGAACGGGCTCAAGGCCAAATTAAAGTATACTTATACGGAAAAAGGAGCCCTGATTTTCGGTGTGGATTATATAGACGACAAGCTTGACAGAACCATGGAACAGCTGATAAAGGGCGTCACAACGGTAGGACCTATGGTTGTCGCCAATGATGTCTTCACCGATACGGAGATCTATCTGAAAAAAAAGACCTGGAGCGCTTTTCTGCTCAACACGATTCGAGTCAATGATTTTGAATTGATCCAGGGCGTCCGTTATGAAAAGGCGAGATATCATATTGATCGCTCGTCGATGTCCCATGTCCACGTGGAAGGCAGAATGGGGCCGATGATTATACCCATGGCGGATACGACAAGCCTCTATCCGATTGTCGCAAAACGCGATGAAGACAACTTTGCGTTGGAGCTGGCCGCCAATTATCTCTATTCGGAAACCGGAAAACTGTATTTGAAGTATGAACGTGGATTTTCCTCTCCCGCGCCCGCTTTGCTGACAGATCGCGATGCCACGCCGTCTTACGGCGGAAGCGGAAATTATTTCCTGAACGATCTGAAATCGGAAACATTCAACACGGTGGAATTGGGATTCAAGGACTATTTCGGACCGACAACCCTCACCGCGGCAGTCTTTTATACGTTGACGAACGACGAGATCCGCTCTTCCGGAATGAGCAGAACTTCGCGCATCGTCAATTACAATCTTGCCAAAACGGAACGTTTCGGCTTTGAAATTTCGGCGGAACAACGGGTGAACCGGTTCACATTCCGGGAAACCTATCATTTCGTGAACGCGAAAATCAAAGACGGGATCGACGGTTATTCCGGACTGGATGTTTCCGGAAAGAGAATTGCCCTCGTTCCGCAGCATAAATTTTCCGTCGGCGCCAATGTCCGGATTCTTCCGAACCTGAGTCTGGACGCGGACGTTGTCTATGCGGGCAATTATTATCTGAACGACGGCAATACCGGCGGAAAGAAAAACAAGCGCCTGCTTGTGAATTCGCGAATCAATTGGGAACCTAAGACAGGCCTTGTCGTCTATGCCGGCGTGAACAATCTCTTTGATGAAAAATATTCCAATTCCGTGGATTACGATCCGGCCGGCGGGTATTCATATGATCCCGCCTACGGCAGAAACTGGTATGTGGGATTCAAATATCAGTTCTGA